A genomic segment from Thermothielavioides terrestris NRRL 8126 chromosome 4, complete sequence encodes:
- a CDS encoding glycoside hydrolase family 17 protein (CAZy_ID 269750): MRPTTALAVAGTLAAGASAENYLGFNSGSTLADRSAKFKADFEQEMKTAQNLVNAPGKFNAVRLYTNIQAYSKDDPIQAFDAAVDTNTKLLLGIWASGTDSIDNELNALKKAVDTFGSKLTDLVIGMSIGSEDLYRISATGIANKAGVGAGPDVVVKFINQFKTTFANTALAKVPIGHVDTWDAWTNSSNKAVLDAVDWVGVDEYPYYENGKGNNIKNSGTLFDRAFDAVSAVVGNKPIWVTETGWPTTGPNWDQAVPSVQNAKYYWDEVGCRKLFNKVPTFWYNLRDSNPDNTMKFAITANLSTTPLFDLTCPTHFDTPSTTSSSTNSSSPSATGSATGVSAPGSSATGTTGSSTSGNNASAAGSSAGASSLSPSQSGAQLGKTLSTAVAAGLALVAGVFALL, translated from the coding sequence ATGCGTCCCACCACAGCTCTTGCCGTTGCCGGcaccctcgccgccggcgcctcggccgagaaCTACCTCGGCTTCAACTCCGGATCGACCCTTGCCGACCGCTCCGCCAAGTTCAAggccgacttcgagcaaGAGATGAAGACGGCGCAGAATCTGGTGAACGCGCCGGGCAAGTTCAACGCCGTGCGTCTGTACACCAACATCCAGGCCTACTCGAAGGACGATCCGATCCAGGCCTtcgatgccgccgtcgacaccAACACGAAGCTGCTCCTGGGCATCTGGGCGTCGGGCACCGACAGCATCGACAACGAGCTCAACGCCCTCAAGAAGGCTGTCGACACGTTCGGCTCGAAGCTCACCGACCTCGTCATCGGCATGTCGATCGGTAGCGAGGATCTCTACCGTATCTCGGCGACCGGCATCGCGAATAAGGCTGgtgtcggcgccgggccggatGTGGTGGTCAAGTTCATCAACCAGTTCAAGACGACGTTTGCCAACACCGCGCTTGCGAAGGTCCCCATTGGGCACGTCGACACGTGGGACGCCTGGACGAACAGCTCGAACAAGGCGGTCCTCGATGCCGTGGACTGGGTCGGTGTGGACGAGTACCCCTACTACGAGAACGGCAAAGGCAACAACATCAAGAACTCGGGCACCCTCTTTGACCGCGCCTTTGATGCCGTGTCGGCGGTCGTCGGCAACAAGCCCATCTGGGTCACCGAGACGGGCTGGCCGACCACGGGCCCGAACTGGGACCAGGCCGTGCCCAGCGTGCAGAACGCCAAGTACTACTGGGACGAGGTCGGCTGCCGCAAGCTCTTCAACAAGGTGCCCACCTTCTGGTACAACCTGCGCGACTCGAACCCGGACAACACGATGAAGTTCGCCATCACGGCCAACCTGTCGACCACGCCGCTGTTCGACCTGACCTGCCCGACCCACTTCGACACGCCGagcaccacctcctcctccaccaacAGCTCGTCGCCCTCTGCCACCGGCTCCGCCACCGGCGTTTCCgcgcccggcagcagcgccacgGGCACGACCGGCTCCAGCACATCTGGCAACAACGCTAGCGCCGCTGGCAGCTCTGCCGGCGcctcgtcgctgtcgccgaGCCAGAGCGGCGCCCAGCTGGGCAAGACCCTCTCGACGGCGGTTGCTGCCGGCCTGGCCCTCGTTGCCGGCGTCTTTGCCCTCCTCTAA
- a CDS encoding uncharacterized protein (Shares amino acid sequence identity with pepsin family of aspartic proteases. Predicted extracellular protein (SignalP). Shares amino acid sequence identity with pepsin family of aspartic proteases. Predicted extracellular protein (SignalP)) has translation MAFSFLLLPTVLLIPLFCRHVTALQATALRQTAHDPGCVHLPVIHSTNVNYFSSKRAVQLQLANRSDVAYYAQLSIGTPPQPVFVQLDTGSFELWVNPDCTSITGADAAFCERTGQFDTKKSSTAISLGATKTLQYGIGSANITYFTDTITLAGSSAALQAVQFGVATASQDASSGILGIGYGKGIATNYPNFIDQLRAQNVTRVKAYTLALGSKDVEEGVIVFGGVDTSKFAGKLAKLPIIPAAQSPDGVPRFWVEMQSVSMTPPNGVSHVYNASSTPLFFDSGSTMTLLPPDLTNAIARDFGAQGPDANGFFRIDCALTTLNGTVDFAFDGVTIKVPYKELAREVASSPPVCFLGIMSSDRFTLLGDTFLRSAYAVFDLETNAIWLSQAENCGSSPAALNNIQDLAAVTGKCGVTEAADKDTSSTAVSSVAPESAEALPAPTASTVGLAATGTTSPGRTTPTAPTASTTPTTPSSSAGSCFRGQAGIVWVVGVMMLLHMLKLVL, from the exons ATGGCATTTTCTTTCCTCCTCTTGCCAACGGTGTTGCTCATCCCGTTGTTCTGCCGCCATGTCACTGCTCTACAGGCCACCGCTTTACGACAGACAGCACACGACCCTGGCTGCGTCCATCTACCCGTCATCCATTCAACAAACGTCAACTACTTTTCCAGCAAACGAGCGGTCCAGTTACAGCTAGCCAACAGGTCAGATGTGGCTTACTATGCCCAGC TCAGCatcggcacgccgccgcagcccgtGTTCGTCCAGCTGGACACGGGGTCTTTCGAGCTGTGGGTGAACCCTGACTGTACATCAATAACGGGAGCCGATGCGGCCTTCTGCGAGCGGACCGGGCAGTTCGACACGAAAAAGTCTTCAACCGCGATCTCGCTGGGCGCCACGAAGACCTTGCAATATGGCATCGGATCAGCCAACATCACTTACTTCACGGACACGATCACGCTCGCgggcagctcggcggcgctccAGGCCGTCCAGTTCGGCGTTGCCACCGCCTCACAGGACGCCTCCTCGGGCATTCTGGGGATAGGATACGGGAAAGGCATCGCCACGAATTACCCCAACTTTATCGACCAGCTCAGAGCCCAAAACGTGACCCGGGTCAAGGCGTATACCCTTGCCCTAGGGAGCAAGGATGTGGAAGAAGGCGTGATTGTtttcggcggcgtcgacacATCCAAGTTTGCTGGGAAGCTGGCCAAACTGCCGATCATCCCGGCCGCACAATCGCCCGACGGCGTCCCTCGATTCTGGGTGGAGATGCAGTCCGTCTCGATGACGCCCCCGAACGGCGTGAGCCACGTCTACAATGCCAGCAGCACGCCCCTGTTTTTCGACAGCGGGTCCACCATGACCCTTCTGCCGCCAGACCTCACGAACGCCATCGCCCGTGACTTCGGCGCCCAGGGACCCGATGCCAACGGATTCTTCAGGATCGACTGCGCCCTGACGACACTGAACGGCACCGTCGACTTCGCTTTCGACGGGGTAACGATCAAGGTCCCGTACAAGGAGCTCGCGCGGGAGGTCGCCAGCAGCCCACCTGTCTGCTTTCTCGGAATCATGTCAAGCGACCGCTTCACGCTTCTTGGCGATACCTTCTTGCGGTCAGCATACG CTGTCTTCGACCTCGAAACCAACGCCATCTGGCTATCACAAGCAGAGAACTGCggctcctcgccggcggcgctcaaCAATATCCAGGATTTGGCGGCGGTGACCGGGAAGTGTGGCGTGACGGAAGCTGCCGACAAGGACACGAGCAGCACGGCAGTCTCCAGCGTGGCACCAGAAAGTGCCGAGGCGCTCCCTGCTCCCACGGCTAGTACCGTAGGGCTGGCGGCTACAGGGACAACCTCGCCGGGCAGGACGACGCCCACGGCGCCCACGGCGTCCACGACACCCACGACGCCCTCGTCCAGTGCTGGGAGCTGCTTCAGGGGTCAGGCCGGAATCGTATGGGTTGTGGGTGTGATGATGTTGCTGCATATGCTCAAGCTGGTATTATGA